A genomic segment from Tessaracoccus defluvii encodes:
- a CDS encoding LacI family DNA-binding transcriptional regulator, whose protein sequence is MTDHRPRRRPTIEDVARASGVSRGTVSRVLNGGHWVSDGARSAVEKAIDSTGYRINAHARSLATARGDSVAFLLTEQQERFFDDPNFSTLMRGAADALAEQDMTLVLLLAGTDDDQRRASDFIRTGRVDGALLVSSHAGRLAFLQDLVDAHVPVISCGAPLGHERSIGYVAADDVEGARRMAAHLLASGRERIGLIAGPQDTSGGRDRLAGFRDEVGDVDPARIAYGDYSRASGDAAMEQLLRTAPDLDAVFAANDVMAAGAIDALHRAGRRVPDDVAVAGFDDAPIASRNSPTLTTMRQPFDRIAHEMVRMLLEVIGGRPAGRLTLPTELVVRESA, encoded by the coding sequence GTGACCGACCACCGACCTCGCCGCCGTCCCACCATCGAGGACGTCGCACGGGCATCCGGCGTCTCGCGAGGGACCGTCTCGCGGGTCCTCAACGGGGGGCACTGGGTCAGCGACGGTGCACGCTCCGCCGTCGAGAAGGCCATCGACAGCACCGGCTACCGCATCAATGCCCACGCCCGCAGCCTCGCCACCGCCCGGGGCGACTCCGTGGCGTTCCTGCTGACCGAACAGCAGGAACGGTTCTTCGACGACCCCAACTTCTCCACCCTCATGCGCGGCGCGGCCGACGCGCTCGCCGAGCAGGACATGACGCTGGTGCTGCTGCTCGCCGGAACCGACGACGACCAGCGCCGGGCCTCCGACTTCATCCGGACCGGCCGCGTCGACGGCGCACTGCTCGTCTCGTCACACGCGGGGCGCCTCGCCTTCCTGCAGGACCTCGTCGACGCCCACGTGCCCGTCATCTCCTGCGGCGCCCCGCTGGGCCACGAGCGCAGCATCGGCTACGTCGCAGCCGACGACGTCGAGGGTGCCCGGCGCATGGCCGCCCACCTGCTGGCCTCCGGCAGGGAGCGGATCGGGCTGATCGCCGGACCCCAGGACACCTCCGGCGGGCGCGACCGCCTCGCCGGCTTCCGGGATGAGGTCGGCGACGTCGACCCGGCCCGGATCGCGTACGGCGACTACTCGCGCGCCTCCGGCGACGCGGCCATGGAGCAGCTGCTGCGGACCGCCCCCGACCTCGACGCCGTCTTCGCTGCGAACGACGTCATGGCCGCCGGCGCGATCGACGCCCTGCACAGGGCCGGTAGAAGGGTGCCCGACGACGTGGCCGTCGCCGGCTTCGACGACGCTCCCATCGCCTCGCGGAACTCCCCCACGCTGACGACGATGCGGCAGCCCTTCGACCGCATCGCTCACGAAATGGTCAGGATGCTGCTCGAGGTGATCGGCGGGCGGCCCGCAGGCCGGCTCACCCTGCCCACCGAGCTGGTGGTGCGGGAGTCGGCCTGA
- a CDS encoding trehalose-phosphatase yields the protein MQTWQAMTPHSAAFFEAAAAHPERALLALDFDGTLAAIVPDPEDSRLHEASAAALGRLCGVLGAVAIITGRAVGTVRRLARLDERPELASLIVLGAYGAERYSPAEADGPARETPEGIAAARPELEALIAEFGVAGVGLEDKGAALGVHTRRAADPTAAFEALRPGVGEIAARHGLVLEPGRNVLEVRASAVTKGKRSGPWSRRPAPRWSRCAATTWATSPPSPS from the coding sequence ATGCAGACCTGGCAGGCCATGACACCCCACTCCGCTGCCTTTTTCGAGGCGGCCGCCGCACACCCCGAACGCGCACTCCTGGCTCTCGACTTCGACGGCACGCTGGCCGCGATCGTGCCCGACCCGGAGGACTCACGGCTGCACGAGGCCTCCGCCGCCGCGCTGGGCCGCCTCTGCGGCGTGCTGGGCGCCGTCGCCATCATCACCGGACGCGCGGTCGGCACGGTGCGCAGGCTGGCACGCCTCGACGAACGGCCGGAGCTCGCATCGCTCATCGTGCTGGGGGCCTACGGGGCGGAGCGGTACTCCCCGGCCGAGGCGGACGGCCCCGCCAGGGAGACACCGGAGGGCATCGCAGCGGCCCGGCCAGAGCTGGAGGCGCTGATCGCCGAGTTCGGTGTGGCCGGGGTCGGTCTCGAGGACAAGGGGGCTGCCCTCGGGGTGCACACGCGGCGCGCAGCCGACCCGACAGCGGCATTCGAGGCGCTCCGGCCAGGGGTCGGCGAGATAGCCGCACGCCACGGCCTGGTGCTCGAGCCCGGCCGCAACGTGCTCGAGGTCCGGGCCTCCGCCGTCACCAAGGGGAAGCGATCAGGTCCCTGGTCGAGGAGACCAGCGCCACGGTGGTCGCGATGTGCGGCGACGACCTGGGCGACCTCCCCGCCTTCGCCGAGCTGA
- a CDS encoding alpha,alpha-trehalose-phosphate synthase (UDP-forming): MSEKPHFVVVANRLPVDRIVAENGDVAWGTSPGGLVTALEPVMRSQGGAWVGWHGAPDEEVAPFEHDGYDVVPVPLSALEVEEYYEGFSNSTLWPLYHDTVAFPEFHREWWDAYRTVNRRFAETTAELAAEGATVWVQDYQLQLVPKMLRELRPDLRIGFFLHIPFPPTEIFSQLPWRREILEGLTGADLVGLQVSGAASNFLRLARTYLGHRVEKGAVHLPDGRTCRAHAYPIAIDTQGFADLAASPEVIAEAEAMLDDLGHPDLLLLGVDRLDYTKGLRQRLQALGELFAEGQLDPSKVVFLQVATPSRERVEEYRKLRDDIDLLVGRINSEFSGLRRSPIVYRHAGFPRHTMAAMYRIADVMVVTPLRDGMNLVAKEYVACRPDDTGALVLSEFAGAAKELRQAYQVNPYDLNGMKDVIMQAATDSPSASRRRMRSLKRQVAGHTIDMWADAFLGDLAGPDA; the protein is encoded by the coding sequence ATGTCTGAGAAGCCCCACTTCGTCGTGGTGGCCAACCGGCTCCCCGTCGACCGGATCGTCGCCGAGAACGGTGACGTGGCCTGGGGGACGTCCCCGGGTGGGCTCGTGACGGCGCTGGAGCCTGTCATGCGTAGTCAGGGAGGCGCCTGGGTCGGCTGGCACGGCGCGCCCGACGAGGAGGTCGCCCCCTTCGAGCACGACGGCTACGACGTCGTCCCCGTCCCGCTGAGCGCCCTGGAGGTCGAAGAGTACTACGAGGGTTTCTCGAACTCGACCCTGTGGCCGCTCTACCACGACACCGTCGCCTTCCCGGAGTTCCACCGCGAGTGGTGGGACGCGTACCGGACGGTGAACCGGCGCTTCGCCGAGACGACGGCGGAGCTCGCCGCCGAGGGCGCGACGGTGTGGGTGCAGGACTACCAACTGCAGCTGGTGCCGAAGATGCTGCGCGAGCTGAGGCCCGACCTGCGGATCGGCTTCTTCCTGCACATCCCCTTCCCTCCCACCGAGATCTTCTCCCAACTCCCGTGGCGCCGCGAGATCCTCGAGGGCCTGACAGGCGCCGACCTGGTCGGCCTACAGGTCTCCGGCGCGGCATCCAACTTCCTGCGCCTGGCCCGGACCTACCTGGGCCACCGGGTGGAGAAGGGCGCCGTCCACCTGCCCGACGGCCGCACGTGCCGGGCCCACGCCTATCCGATCGCGATCGACACCCAGGGCTTCGCCGACCTCGCCGCCTCCCCCGAGGTCATCGCGGAGGCGGAGGCGATGCTCGACGACCTCGGCCACCCGGATCTCCTGCTGCTAGGCGTCGACCGGCTGGACTACACGAAGGGTCTGCGGCAGCGGTTGCAGGCGCTGGGCGAGCTGTTCGCCGAGGGGCAGCTGGACCCGTCGAAGGTGGTGTTCCTGCAGGTGGCCACGCCGTCACGGGAGCGGGTCGAGGAGTATCGGAAGCTTCGCGACGACATCGACCTGCTCGTGGGCCGGATCAACTCCGAGTTCTCAGGCCTGCGCCGCTCCCCCATCGTCTACCGCCACGCCGGATTCCCCCGTCACACGATGGCGGCGATGTACCGCATCGCCGACGTGATGGTGGTCACCCCCCTGCGTGACGGGATGAATCTCGTGGCGAAGGAGTATGTGGCGTGCCGCCCGGACGACACGGGCGCGCTCGTCCTGAGCGAATTCGCCGGCGCGGCCAAGGAGCTCCGGCAGGCCTATCAGGTCAACCCGTATGACCTCAACGGCATGAAGGACGTCATCATGCAGGCGGCCACCGACTCGCCGAGCGCCAGCCGGCGCCGGATGCGGTCGCTGAAGCGGCAGGTGGCCGGCCACACCATCGACATGTGGGCCGATGCCTTCCTGGGCGACCTCGCAGGTCCCGACGCCTGA
- a CDS encoding YHS domain-containing protein: MTTTMQCPICQMDVDPQNAPSATYNGEEYHFCSEGCREKFLQDPAGHARP; encoded by the coding sequence ATGACCACCACGATGCAGTGCCCCATCTGTCAGATGGACGTGGACCCCCAGAACGCCCCGTCCGCCACCTACAACGGTGAGGAATACCATTTCTGCTCGGAAGGGTGCCGTGAGAAGTTCCTCCAGGATCCAGCAGGCCACGCCCGCCCCTGA
- a CDS encoding Ig-like domain-containing protein — MGPYFGGSAWDNQSLFAWDGTPLESLRTFSYVYTGASAPIEVVAVEQVSLEVNDGDPVVLPRTLAVTFNDGSVVADPVTWSEAVEWIRGPGSYEIPGFTASGQAVTAKVDVVAENFVVNPGFEDPDMSAWTLTGPAARTESGDAFAGGHAVTFWEGWAYETSAAQTITGVPAGTYVLTATTQGTNSPATDVRTLSATTSAGSWSAPLSLTVWNAFDTAVVEGITVGADGVVEVRADFALSGGAWGVLDEVRLISAASFGGGEVDKAALVAVLGKAAAVDRSRYTAETLVQLDEAVAVGEVVVAGSRASAKDVQKVTKGVEKALKQLREPKVKKQK, encoded by the coding sequence GTGGGGCCGTACTTCGGCGGCTCGGCGTGGGACAACCAGTCGCTGTTCGCCTGGGACGGCACGCCGCTGGAGTCGCTGCGGACCTTCAGCTACGTCTACACCGGAGCCTCCGCGCCGATCGAGGTCGTCGCCGTCGAACAGGTGTCGCTCGAGGTGAACGACGGCGATCCCGTCGTGCTCCCGCGCACCCTCGCCGTCACCTTCAACGACGGCTCCGTGGTCGCGGATCCCGTCACCTGGTCCGAGGCCGTCGAGTGGATCCGCGGCCCCGGCAGCTACGAGATCCCCGGCTTCACCGCCTCGGGCCAGGCCGTCACCGCGAAGGTCGATGTCGTCGCGGAGAACTTCGTGGTCAACCCCGGTTTCGAGGATCCGGACATGAGCGCCTGGACCCTCACGGGGCCGGCCGCACGGACCGAGTCGGGCGACGCGTTCGCCGGCGGACACGCCGTCACGTTCTGGGAGGGCTGGGCATATGAGACCTCTGCCGCCCAGACCATCACGGGCGTCCCGGCCGGGACCTACGTCCTGACCGCGACGACGCAGGGCACCAACAGTCCCGCCACCGATGTGCGGACCCTGTCCGCGACGACGTCGGCGGGTTCCTGGAGCGCGCCGCTGTCGCTGACTGTGTGGAACGCATTCGACACAGCGGTCGTCGAGGGCATCACCGTCGGGGCGGACGGTGTCGTCGAGGTGCGCGCCGACTTCGCCCTGTCGGGGGGTGCCTGGGGCGTCCTCGACGAGGTGCGGCTGATCAGCGCCGCATCGTTCGGCGGGGGCGAGGTGGACAAGGCAGCGCTGGTGGCGGTACTCGGGAAGGCGGCTGCGGTCGACCGGTCGCGGTACACGGCCGAGACCCTGGTCCAGCTCGACGAGGCGGTCGCCGTCGGCGAGGTGGTCGTCGCAGGTTCGCGTGCGAGCGCCAAGGACGTGCAGAAGGTGACGAAGGGCGTTGAGAAGGCACTGAAGCAGCTGCGGGAGCCTAAGGTCAAGAAGCAGAAGTAG
- a CDS encoding trehalose-phosphatase, whose translation MCGDDLGDLPAFAELTALREDGSVTCRVVSGSDEQDVLVAHADVLTDGPDGMADWLTALADRVVGPR comes from the coding sequence ATGTGCGGCGACGACCTGGGCGACCTCCCCGCCTTCGCCGAGCTGACGGCGCTGCGTGAGGACGGGAGCGTGACCTGCCGTGTCGTCAGCGGCTCCGACGAACAGGATGTGCTCGTCGCCCATGCCGACGTGCTGACAGACGGGCCTGACGGGATGGCGGACTGGCTCACAGCCCTGGCAGATCGCGTCGTCGGGCCCCGCTGA
- a CDS encoding SigB/SigF/SigG family RNA polymerase sigma factor, giving the protein MTGLIVETNLPLCDALARRYARRGAEHDDLVQVASIGLVLAVRRFRTDEGNPFVTFAVPTIVGELRRYFRDHCWAVRPSRSTQELRPRVESARADLVQSLHREPRESEVAEYLDTDAEQVRACIMSSTNYRPAALDAPVGEGSVSRLGDVIAGSTDLSGLDEQIDLRRALALLSLREQRVLSLRYAEDLTQAEIGERLGVSQMQISRILRQALERLRGLLDGDVDQAA; this is encoded by the coding sequence GTGACCGGGCTCATCGTCGAGACGAACCTTCCGTTGTGCGACGCCTTGGCGCGACGCTATGCGCGCCGCGGCGCCGAACACGACGATCTCGTCCAGGTGGCCAGCATCGGCCTCGTGCTGGCCGTCAGACGGTTCCGGACGGACGAGGGGAATCCCTTCGTCACATTCGCCGTTCCCACCATCGTGGGTGAGCTGCGGAGATACTTCCGCGACCACTGCTGGGCGGTGCGGCCTTCACGGTCGACGCAGGAGCTCCGCCCCAGGGTGGAGTCAGCCCGAGCCGACCTTGTCCAGTCTCTGCATCGCGAGCCACGGGAGTCCGAGGTGGCCGAGTACCTCGACACAGACGCTGAGCAGGTGCGGGCCTGCATCATGTCCTCGACCAACTATCGACCCGCCGCCCTCGATGCACCCGTAGGTGAGGGGTCCGTCTCGAGGCTGGGGGATGTGATCGCCGGTTCGACAGATCTCTCCGGCCTCGACGAACAGATCGATCTGCGCCGTGCGCTTGCCCTCCTGTCGCTTCGAGAACAGCGGGTCCTCAGCCTGCGCTACGCGGAGGACCTCACCCAGGCGGAGATCGGCGAGCGCCTCGGCGTCTCCCAGATGCAGATCTCACGCATCCTGCGTCAGGCCTTGGAACGCCTCCGAGGACTCCTCGACGGAGACGTTGATCAGGCCGCCTGA
- a CDS encoding ASCH domain-containing protein, whose translation MSTATTPSPVRQLTPLSELRVLSVKQPWAWQIFHDGKDIENRLLPIGNYRGPVAIFAPAHPDVAALRQLPSSIRRERRFEVGAVIGVANLVDSHDASWCGADEYGNALRMCSPWALRGQQHLVLTDPIALREPVEARGRRGLWRVGPGLLGRILEQLG comes from the coding sequence ATGAGTACGGCCACCACGCCGAGTCCCGTGAGGCAGCTGACGCCGCTGAGCGAACTCCGCGTGTTGAGCGTGAAGCAACCGTGGGCCTGGCAGATCTTCCACGACGGCAAGGACATCGAGAACCGGCTGCTGCCCATCGGCAACTACCGGGGTCCGGTGGCGATCTTCGCCCCCGCGCACCCGGATGTCGCGGCGCTGCGACAACTCCCGTCCTCCATCCGCAGGGAGCGTCGGTTCGAGGTGGGCGCCGTCATCGGCGTGGCGAACCTCGTCGACTCCCATGATGCGAGCTGGTGCGGAGCCGACGAGTACGGCAACGCCCTGCGCATGTGCTCGCCGTGGGCGCTGCGCGGCCAACAGCATCTGGTGCTGACCGATCCGATCGCGCTGCGGGAACCGGTCGAGGCCCGCGGGCGCAGAGGCCTGTGGCGGGTCGGGCCAGGGTTGCTGGGCCGGATCCTCGAGCAGCTGGGTTGA
- a CDS encoding GH92 family glycosyl hydrolase, with product MSLRTSFEPSEPQPPADGGVTVGPGPRTAYASPAGLGCTGRFAARFAWDAPGAHEGVLLDGPFPVTGDSRLSYCILPEDGPAGDRDATTFVSLDLVLDDGSRLSTLHPLDVHGIALTPTAQGEARILLPRQWNLVECDLPAALAGRVVTSVVVRADARTAGTVWIDDVSLAPRPVVPTDPVDLVDTRRGSNSGFTFSRGNTFPATALPNAAVFLSPATRRSLDWFYCWADHNTPSGYPALEGLVLTHQPSPWMADRNQLLITPTWGAADSGPHTFRHDNEDAGPHRYAVRLDGGLLVEAAPSSHGAAVRLTPPAGDGVLTVTLDVVDGELDLRRSGDIWVGWLENGSRRSIGTTRQYFALSFDRPVRHDGTRFLATDGGPITLRIATSLLGVDQAAHHLATGLGDTLDDLAVTARAAWAERLAVLELDGATHDECVSAYSNLYRLNLYPNFTSETGPDGVARYASPVLPHAGPSDDEHTGAVVVEGEMSVNHGFWDTYRTAWPAYALWYPDLAARLADGFVEQYRTGGWIARWSSPGYADVMTGTSSDVAFADLDAKSIPLADRRGTYLSGLRNATARPTEAGVGRKDLRYVYLGGPTPECHEPVSWTFEGALNDHALGLMASRLLADETDPAAARRLRDEARYLLVRSAGYSALYDASTGFFQSRNEDGSFRFGAAEYDPRVWGYDYTEANGWTFGFPAPHDPSGLAGLVGGRAGLLARLDEFFSTVEDGDLNGSYHADMHEIIEAAHTRAGQFDVSNQPAHHIPFLYGFTDQPWKTGVVTRDALRRLFRGSALGQGYPGDEDNGEMSAWYLFALSGLYPLQVGTSRYALSAPHVPLTRWRLPGGDLVIRAYGDGDVIQRVSVNGEDWQRSWIDHADLVGGCEIAVWLGTTPTGWASEVGDSAPSLTGWGERPRPWRDLSGTGTLSGTPSAPALAALVDDVGDTPVPLHPGDEVTWTIDGHERVEAYTVTLAEPTGDTPLAWRVETRDHDGSWWVADRRSDESFEWPGQLRPFLLDEPTATTGLRLIVEAGSFSCLQLEALGR from the coding sequence ATGTCGCTGCGCACCTCCTTCGAACCGTCCGAGCCGCAGCCTCCCGCCGACGGTGGCGTCACCGTCGGGCCGGGCCCGCGGACGGCGTATGCCAGCCCCGCGGGGCTCGGCTGCACCGGACGTTTCGCGGCCCGCTTCGCCTGGGACGCTCCCGGCGCCCACGAGGGAGTTCTCCTCGACGGCCCGTTCCCTGTGACCGGCGACAGCCGGCTCAGCTACTGCATCCTCCCCGAGGACGGCCCCGCGGGCGACCGTGACGCCACCACCTTCGTCAGCCTCGACCTCGTCCTCGACGACGGCAGCCGCCTGTCGACGCTGCACCCGCTGGATGTCCACGGCATCGCCCTCACCCCGACAGCCCAGGGCGAGGCACGCATCCTGCTGCCGCGGCAGTGGAACCTCGTCGAATGCGACCTCCCGGCCGCGCTGGCCGGGCGCGTCGTCACCTCCGTTGTCGTCCGTGCCGACGCGCGGACAGCCGGCACCGTGTGGATCGACGACGTCTCGCTGGCGCCGCGTCCCGTCGTGCCGACCGATCCGGTCGACCTCGTCGACACCCGCCGCGGCTCCAACTCCGGCTTCACCTTCTCCCGGGGCAACACGTTCCCCGCCACGGCCCTGCCCAACGCGGCGGTCTTCCTCTCCCCCGCCACCCGCCGTTCGCTGGACTGGTTCTACTGCTGGGCCGACCACAACACGCCGTCGGGGTACCCCGCGCTGGAGGGCCTGGTCCTCACCCACCAGCCGAGCCCGTGGATGGCCGACCGCAACCAGTTGCTCATCACCCCCACCTGGGGAGCCGCCGACAGCGGCCCCCACACCTTCCGACACGACAACGAGGACGCCGGCCCCCACCGCTACGCCGTCCGGCTCGACGGCGGCCTGCTCGTCGAGGCCGCCCCCAGCAGCCACGGCGCAGCGGTCCGCCTCACGCCGCCGGCGGGTGACGGCGTCCTGACCGTCACCCTCGACGTCGTCGACGGCGAGCTCGACCTGCGTCGCAGCGGCGACATCTGGGTCGGGTGGCTGGAGAACGGGTCGCGCCGCTCGATCGGCACCACGAGGCAGTACTTCGCCCTCTCGTTCGACCGGCCCGTCCGCCACGACGGCACCCGCTTCCTCGCCACCGACGGCGGGCCGATCACGCTGCGGATCGCCACCTCCCTCCTCGGGGTCGACCAGGCCGCGCACCATCTCGCCACCGGGCTCGGCGACACGCTCGACGACCTCGCCGTCACCGCCCGCGCCGCCTGGGCGGAACGGCTCGCCGTCCTGGAACTCGACGGCGCCACCCACGACGAGTGTGTCAGCGCCTACTCGAACCTCTACCGGCTGAACCTGTATCCGAACTTCACGAGCGAGACCGGCCCCGACGGCGTTGCCCGCTACGCCTCCCCCGTGCTGCCCCACGCCGGGCCCAGCGACGACGAGCACACCGGCGCCGTCGTCGTCGAGGGCGAGATGAGCGTCAACCACGGCTTCTGGGACACGTACCGGACGGCGTGGCCCGCCTACGCGTTGTGGTACCCGGACCTCGCGGCGCGCCTGGCCGACGGCTTCGTCGAGCAGTACCGCACCGGCGGCTGGATCGCGCGCTGGTCGTCGCCCGGCTACGCCGATGTGATGACCGGCACGAGCTCGGACGTCGCCTTCGCCGACCTCGACGCCAAGTCGATCCCCCTGGCCGACCGCCGCGGCACCTATCTCTCCGGTCTGCGCAACGCGACCGCCCGGCCCACGGAGGCCGGCGTCGGCCGCAAGGACCTGCGCTACGTCTACCTCGGCGGCCCGACGCCGGAGTGCCACGAGCCCGTCTCGTGGACGTTCGAGGGCGCGCTGAACGACCACGCGCTGGGCCTGATGGCCAGCCGCCTGCTGGCCGACGAGACCGATCCCGCAGCGGCGAGACGGCTCCGTGACGAGGCGCGCTACCTGCTCGTGCGCTCCGCGGGCTACAGCGCGCTCTACGACGCGTCGACGGGGTTCTTCCAGAGCCGCAACGAGGACGGCAGCTTCCGCTTCGGCGCCGCCGAGTACGACCCGCGGGTGTGGGGCTACGACTACACCGAAGCCAACGGCTGGACCTTCGGCTTTCCTGCCCCGCACGACCCGTCGGGTCTGGCGGGGCTCGTCGGTGGCCGTGCGGGGCTGTTGGCCAGGCTGGACGAGTTCTTCTCCACCGTCGAAGACGGCGACCTCAACGGCAGCTACCACGCCGACATGCACGAGATCATCGAGGCCGCACACACCCGCGCCGGCCAGTTCGACGTCAGCAACCAGCCCGCCCACCACATCCCGTTCCTGTACGGGTTCACCGACCAGCCCTGGAAGACCGGCGTCGTGACCCGTGACGCGCTGCGACGGCTGTTCCGCGGCTCCGCGCTCGGGCAGGGCTACCCCGGCGACGAGGACAACGGCGAGATGTCGGCCTGGTACCTGTTCGCGCTGAGCGGGCTGTACCCGCTGCAGGTAGGCACCTCCCGCTACGCGCTGAGCGCCCCGCACGTGCCGCTGACCCGCTGGCGGCTGCCGGGCGGCGACCTGGTGATCCGCGCCTACGGCGACGGCGACGTCATCCAGCGGGTCTCCGTCAACGGCGAGGACTGGCAGCGGAGCTGGATCGACCACGCCGACCTCGTCGGCGGCTGTGAGATCGCTGTCTGGCTAGGCACGACGCCGACCGGTTGGGCCTCTGAGGTCGGGGATTCGGCGCCGTCGCTGACCGGCTGGGGCGAGCGGCCGCGCCCCTGGCGCGACCTGAGCGGAACCGGGACCCTGTCCGGCACACCCTCGGCCCCTGCACTCGCGGCGCTCGTCGACGATGTCGGCGACACACCCGTGCCGCTGCACCCGGGTGACGAGGTGACCTGGACCATCGACGGACACGAGCGGGTCGAGGCCTACACCGTCACCCTCGCGGAGCCGACCGGCGACACCCCCCTCGCGTGGCGGGTGGAGACACGCGACCACGACGGTTCCTGGTGGGTCGCTGACCGGCGCTCTGACGAGTCGTTCGAGTGGCCGGGCCAGCTGAGGCCGTTCCTGCTGGATGAGCCGACGGCGACGACGGGGCTCCGGCTCATCGTCGAGGCAGGGTCGTTCAGCTGTCTGCAGCTGGAGGCACTGGGCCGCTGA
- a CDS encoding SDR family oxidoreductase yields MNGTDTSMNTINDSAEDLATRGGGFPAQEQQPPGHTTDMTPIPDHGEKTWIGRGRLEGLRALITGGDSGIGRAVAITFAREGADVAISYLPEEQSDAEDVAAWVERERRTCILLPGDIRDEQTCRNTVDVAARQLGGLDVLVNNAGHQWARRERGLEDVTTEDMDQVFKTNLYALIWITQQALKHLDKGASIINVSSIQAREPSAALIDYAATKAAINNFTVNLAEELGPRGIRVNAVAPGPIWTPLQPATKNGEDMPSFGENTPLGRAGQPSELAGAFVFLASPLEASYVSGAVLGVTGGRPVF; encoded by the coding sequence ATGAATGGAACGGACACCTCGATGAACACCATCAACGACAGCGCAGAGGACCTCGCCACCCGGGGTGGAGGGTTCCCCGCACAGGAGCAGCAACCTCCCGGCCATACGACCGACATGACGCCCATCCCGGACCACGGGGAGAAGACATGGATCGGACGCGGACGACTCGAGGGTCTCCGGGCCCTGATCACGGGCGGGGACTCGGGAATCGGACGCGCGGTCGCGATCACTTTCGCCCGGGAGGGCGCCGATGTGGCCATCAGCTACCTTCCCGAGGAACAGTCGGATGCGGAGGACGTAGCGGCGTGGGTGGAGCGTGAGAGGCGGACATGCATCCTGCTGCCTGGCGATATCCGAGACGAGCAGACGTGCCGGAACACGGTCGATGTCGCGGCGCGTCAGCTGGGTGGCCTCGACGTGCTCGTCAACAACGCCGGTCACCAGTGGGCGCGCCGTGAGCGAGGCCTGGAGGACGTCACCACTGAGGACATGGATCAGGTCTTCAAGACTAACCTCTACGCACTGATCTGGATCACCCAGCAGGCGCTCAAGCACCTCGACAAGGGTGCCAGCATCATCAATGTCAGCTCGATCCAGGCCAGGGAACCCTCCGCCGCACTCATCGACTACGCGGCCACGAAGGCTGCGATCAACAACTTCACCGTCAATCTTGCTGAGGAGTTGGGCCCCCGCGGGATCCGCGTCAACGCCGTGGCCCCCGGCCCGATCTGGACCCCCTTGCAGCCCGCGACCAAGAACGGCGAGGACATGCCCAGCTTCGGTGAGAACACCCCGCTCGGCCGTGCCGGTCAACCGTCCGAGCTCGCAGGGGCCTTCGTCTTCCTGGCATCTCCCCTGGAGGCGTCGTACGTCTCAGGCGCGGTACTGGGGGTCACGGGCGGCCGTCCGGTCTTCTGA